One window of the Osmerus eperlanus unplaced genomic scaffold, fOsmEpe2.1 SCAFFOLD_894, whole genome shotgun sequence genome contains the following:
- the LOC134016598 gene encoding reticulon-4 receptor-like 1: WAGVELLLVLCGLDASLPCPHHCICYTSPSTVSCQAHNFQAVPEGIPAQSERVFLQNNKIQRLLRGHFSPTTATLWLYSNNISYIQASTFHGFDRLEELDLGDNRHLRALAPDTFQGLGRLHALHLYHCGLLTLPGGIFQGLNNLQYLYLQDNHLEFLEDDLFIDLLNLSHLFLHGNRLWSLHQNTFRGLGVLDRLLLHQNRLQWVHRLAFHDLRRLTTLYLFNNSLTELSGATLSMLPALEYLRLNDNPWECDCKALSLWDWLRRFRGSTSALGCASPPELAGRDLKRLRKEELPSCPVEGGGAGESESLKKEDGHRRNQPRHNHNPHLHPHLAHGDQHNLPAPTPLPRPPRAGRRNCTRHRGNKGKGDQNEVQVLKEGQEGDYVPGGSKFDPSAPPRRKNKCPPRTSVGPPSGVQRANSKAASHPAGCVLCVLLALQLSLTAVILR; this comes from the exons gCTGGGCAGGGGtggagctgctgctggtgctgtgcGGCCTGGACGCGTCGCTGCCCTGCCCGCACCACTGCATCTGCTACACCTCCCCCAGCACCGTGTCGTGCCAGGCGCACAACTTCCAGGCCGTGCCCGAGGGCATCCCGGCGCAGAGCGAGCGCGTCTTCCTCCAGAACAACAAGATCCAGAGGCTGCTCCGCGGCCACTTCTCCCCCACCACCGCCACGCTGTGGCTCTACTCCAACAATATCTCCTACATCCAGGCGTCCACCTTCCACGGCTTCGACCGCCTGGAGGAGCTCGACCTGGGGGACAACCGTCACCTGAGGGCCCTGGCTCCGGACACCTTCCAGGGCCTAGGGCGGCTCCACGCGCTGCACCTCTACCACTGCGGCCTGCTGACTCTGCCCGGGGGGATCTTCCAGGGCCTCAACAACCTGCAGTATCTCTACCTACAG GACAACCACCTTGAGTTCCTGGAGGACGACCTCTTCATCGACCTCCTGAACCTCAGCCACCTGTTCCTGCACGGGAACCGGCTTTGGAGCCTCCACCAGAACACGTTCCGGGGCCTGGGGGTCCTCgaccgcctcctcctccaccagaacCGCCTCCAGTGGGTCCACCGGCTGGCCTTCCACGACCTGCGGCGCCTCACCACCCTCTACCTGttcaacaactccctgacgGAGCTGTCGGGCGCCACCTTGTCCATGCTGCCCGCCCTGGAGTACCTGCGCCTCAACGACAACCCCTGGGAGTGCGACTGCAAGGCGCTCTCGCTCTGGGACTGGCTGAGGAGGTTCCGGGGGTCCACATCGGCGCTGGGGTGCGCGTCGCCCCCCGAGCTGGCGGGCCGGGACCTGAAGCGCCTCCGGAAGGAGGAGTTGCCCAGCTGCCCCgtggagggcgggggggcgggggagagcgAGTCCTTGAAGAAGGAGGACGGACATCGGAGGAACCAGCCCCGGCACAACCACAACCCCCACCTGCACCCGCACCTGGCCCACGGGGACCAGCACAACCTGCCCGCGCCCACGCCCCTGCCACGGCCGCCCAGGGCAGGCCGCAGGAACTGCACCCGCCACCGGGGGAACAAGGGCAAGGGGGACCAGAATGAGGTCCAGGTACtgaaggaggggcaggagggggattATGTCCCTGGGGGCAGCAAATTCGACCCATCTGCCCCCCCTCGGAGGAAGAACAAGTGTCCCCCCAGAACTTCAGTCGGCCCGCCCAGTGGGGTCCAGAGAGCCAATAGCAAAGCGGCGTCCCACCCCGCCGGGTGTGTTCTCTGCGTCCTATTGGCTCTGCAGCTGTCACTCACTGCTGTGATCCTACgctga